From the Chryseobacterium fluminis genome, the window TTATATATTGAACAAACGGCAGGAATTGTTTAACTTTGCATAGATTAAAAAACAAATTTTATGTATCCAACAGATTTAGTAATGCCTATGAAGGCAGAGCTTACAGATAAAGGTTTCGAAGATTTAACGTCACCGGCACAGGTAGAGGAAGCTCTAAAGCAATCAGGAACAACTCTTTTAGTAATTAATTCTGTATGCGGATGTGCTGCAGGAGCTGCAAGACCGGGAGTTGTTTATTCTTTAACAGGAGATAAAAAACCGGATCATCTAACTACTGTTTTCGCAGGTTTTGATACGGAAGCTGTTGTAGAAGCCAGAAAACATTTGGCTCCATTCCCTCCAAGCTCACCTTGTGTGGCTCTTTTCAAAGACGGAGAATTGGTTCATATGCTTGAGAGACACCATATTGAAGGAAATCCTGCAGGAGCTATTGCTGCGAATCTTCAGGCTGCTTATGATGAATATTGCTAGGAATAATACAGCAAAATATGAAACCGTTACTATTTGTAACGGTTTTTTTTATTTAACAGAGTAAAAAATTCCCTGAAAATTCAAATATTGT encodes:
- a CDS encoding BrxA/BrxB family bacilliredoxin; this encodes MYPTDLVMPMKAELTDKGFEDLTSPAQVEEALKQSGTTLLVINSVCGCAAGAARPGVVYSLTGDKKPDHLTTVFAGFDTEAVVEARKHLAPFPPSSPCVALFKDGELVHMLERHHIEGNPAGAIAANLQAAYDEYC